In Candidatus Moanabacter tarae, the genomic stretch GGAGGCAGCTGCCTGTCGAATAGATGCTTCCATGAATGGAGAAGAGTGTGAAGCTTGCCAGTAAAACTTTCCCCCAACGCCCACATAAATGCCCACTGTAAACCGATACGAATCGGGGTAGGCCTGGTTAACCTGCCCCGGTTTTATTTTTCTACGGAAGCTCTGCCGCAGTTTTAGGCTAAAGAAATCCAAACTCCTCCATCCATTCGTCTCGGTGGAATTTGCTGAGATATCGGCTCCCCGAATCGGGTAGAACGACGACTACATTTCCGGGATCAGCCTTACTTTTGACCCAATCGAGAGCTCCAGAGACCGCACTACCACTAGATCCGCCAGCAAAGAGCCCTTCCTCTTTACAGAGACGGCGTGCCATTAAGAATGAATCCCGATCATTCACTTGGATGATTTCGTCGATGATATCGAAGTCTACTGCTTTAACGAGATAGTCCTCGCCGATCCCCTCTACTTTATAGACATTCGGTTCGGGCAGTTTGCCGGTTTTATAATAATCGTAGAAGACTGATCCAATTGGATCGATAGCGATATTCTGGACTTCTGGTTTCTTCTCTTTCAAGAAGCGGCCGGCTCCGCTTAAGGTCCCACCTGTCCCAATTCCACAGACAAAAGTATCTATTTCCCCTTCGGTTTGTTCCCAAATTTCTGGGCCGGTAGTTCGGTAGTGAGCCTCGATATTTTTGGGGTTGTTATATTGATCGGGGTAATAGGAATTTGGAGTCTCTTTGGCAATCCGGCGTGCGACGCTATAGTAGCTTTCAGGAGAATCTGCCGAAACTGCAGTTGGAGT encodes the following:
- the cbs gene encoding Putative cystathionine beta-synthase, producing the protein MNSCQSILEAIGNTPLVKLNKVTGGSPVNLFAKLEFMNPSGSVKDRMALFIIEEAERQGFLKPGGTIVENSSGNTGAALATIAAIKGYRCIITIPDKMSQEKIDLLRSFGAEVVVTPTAVSADSPESYYSVARRIAKETPNSYYPDQYNNPKNIEAHYRTTGPEIWEQTEGEIDTFVCGIGTGGTLSGAGRFLKEKKPEVQNIAIDPIGSVFYDYYKTGKLPEPNVYKVEGIGEDYLVKAVDFDIIDEIIQVNDRDSFLMARRLCKEEGLFAGGSSGSAVSGALDWVKSKADPGNVVVVLPDSGSRYLSKFHRDEWMEEFGFL